The following coding sequences are from one Nonlabens arenilitoris window:
- a CDS encoding TIGR00730 family Rossman fold protein, whose protein sequence is MRKEAREKGWNEKKTNDSWATFKILSEFVMGFERMSRIGPCVSIFGSARLKPDNKYYQLATEIAGKIVDNGYGVITGGGPGIMEAGNKGAHLNGGTSVGLNIALPFEQHDNPYIDHDKSLDFDYFFARKVMFVKYSQGFVVMPGGFGTLDELFEAITLIQTNKIGKFPIILVGTEFWSGLLDWIKGTLDKKFFTISPEDIDLLHVVDTSDEAVAIINEFYQKYDLSPNF, encoded by the coding sequence ATGAGAAAAGAAGCTAGAGAAAAAGGATGGAATGAAAAGAAGACTAACGACAGTTGGGCTACTTTTAAAATATTATCTGAATTTGTAATGGGATTTGAGCGCATGAGTCGTATCGGTCCATGTGTATCTATTTTTGGTAGTGCGAGATTAAAACCAGATAATAAATACTATCAACTAGCCACAGAAATTGCTGGTAAAATTGTAGATAATGGCTATGGTGTTATCACCGGTGGTGGACCTGGTATTATGGAAGCAGGTAATAAAGGTGCGCATCTTAATGGTGGTACATCTGTAGGTTTAAATATAGCATTGCCTTTTGAACAGCATGATAACCCATATATCGATCACGATAAGAGTCTAGATTTTGACTACTTTTTTGCAAGAAAAGTAATGTTTGTAAAATATTCTCAAGGTTTTGTAGTAATGCCAGGAGGATTCGGTACGTTAGATGAGTTGTTTGAAGCAATAACCTTAATTCAAACTAATAAGATTGGTAAGTTTCCTATCATTTTAGTAGGAACTGAATTCTGGAGTGGATTACTAGATTGGATTAAAGGTACACTAGATAAGAAGTTCTTTACTATTAGTCCTGAAGACATCGACTTACTACATGTTGTGGACACATCTGATGAGGCAGTTGCCATTATCAATGAATTCTACCAGAAGTATGATTTAAGTCCTAACTTCTAA
- the uvrA gene encoding excinuclease ABC subunit UvrA: MARPQEFIEVKGARAHNLKNIDIDIPREQLVVITGLSGSGKSSLAFDTIYAEGQRRYIETFSAYARQFLGGLERPDVDKIDGLSPVIAIEQKTTSKSPRSTVGTITEIYDFLRLLFARASDAYSYNTGKKMVSYSDEQIRDLIIDEYKGDRINILAPVVNSRKGHYRELFESIAKQGFVKVRVDGVILDIQKGMKLDRYKTHDIEIVIDRIVPGDSEEDIKRLDASINTAMYHGNDILMLVKAGDKEGRYFSRTLMCPETGISYPEPEPNNFSFNSPKGACPKCNGIGKLYQVNPNKILPDHSISIAKGGLAPYPTMKKDWIFKQLDLIAQKFNFKLTDPVNQLPEEAIQMILYGGNESLEVNSKDLGVKRKYKIDFEGIANFIDQTYSNNDSTSLQRWAKEFMDHIDCPSCEGARLRKESLYFKVNEMNIAQLANMDIAELVEWFDGLGTTLSRKQEQIATELLKEIRVRLQFLLDVGLDYLSLNRSAKSLSGGEAQRIRLATQIGSQLVGVLYILDEPSIGLHQRDNEKLINSLESLRDTGNSVVVVEHDKDMIERADYVIDIGPRAGKYGGEIISKGTPAEILKHDTLTAQYMNGKLEIEVPKARRKGNGEKISLKGCTGNNLKNVSIDLPLGKMIVVTGVSGSGKSTLINETLYPIMNAHFFNGVKIPKPYKSIKNLDAVDKVIDINQSPIGRTPRSNPATYTKTFDEIRSLFAKTPEALIRGYKPGRFSFNVVGGRCETCKGGGLRVIEMNFLPDVYVTCETCQGKRFNRETLEIRYKGKSISDVLNMTINEATDFFEPIPKIYRKLKTIKDVGLGYITLGQQSTTLSGGEAQRIKLASELSKRDTGNTFYILDEPTTGLHFEDIRVLLLVLNKLVDKGNTVLIIEHNMDVIKIADHIIDVGPEGGRGGGEILATGTPEKVAKHKTSHTARFLKKELGM; encoded by the coding sequence ATGGCGAGACCTCAAGAATTTATTGAAGTAAAAGGTGCAAGAGCACATAATCTTAAGAATATCGATATTGACATACCACGTGAGCAGTTAGTTGTGATCACTGGTCTATCTGGTTCAGGAAAATCATCGCTAGCGTTTGATACTATATATGCTGAAGGTCAGCGCCGTTATATAGAAACATTCAGTGCTTATGCACGCCAGTTTTTAGGTGGATTAGAACGTCCAGATGTAGATAAAATAGATGGCCTTTCTCCAGTAATCGCTATCGAACAAAAAACAACTAGTAAAAGTCCACGCAGTACGGTAGGTACTATTACAGAGATTTATGACTTTTTAAGACTGCTTTTTGCAAGAGCCAGTGATGCTTATTCTTACAACACAGGTAAGAAGATGGTAAGCTATAGCGACGAGCAAATAAGGGACCTTATTATTGATGAATATAAAGGAGACCGCATCAACATTCTTGCGCCAGTCGTTAACTCAAGAAAAGGACATTATCGCGAGCTGTTTGAATCTATTGCAAAACAAGGTTTTGTAAAAGTACGTGTAGATGGTGTCATTCTAGACATTCAAAAAGGAATGAAACTAGACCGCTATAAAACACACGATATTGAAATAGTTATAGATCGTATTGTACCTGGCGATAGTGAAGAAGATATTAAAAGATTAGATGCTTCCATAAATACAGCAATGTATCACGGGAACGATATTCTTATGCTGGTTAAAGCTGGCGATAAAGAAGGACGTTATTTCTCTAGAACATTAATGTGTCCAGAAACAGGCATCTCTTATCCAGAACCTGAGCCAAACAACTTTTCATTCAACTCTCCTAAAGGTGCCTGCCCAAAATGTAATGGTATTGGGAAATTATATCAGGTAAACCCTAATAAAATATTGCCCGACCATAGCATATCTATTGCTAAAGGTGGACTCGCGCCCTATCCTACTATGAAAAAGGATTGGATTTTTAAGCAGCTAGATTTAATTGCTCAAAAGTTCAATTTTAAACTTACTGATCCTGTAAATCAATTGCCAGAAGAGGCTATCCAGATGATTCTCTACGGTGGTAATGAGTCTTTAGAAGTAAATTCTAAAGACCTAGGTGTAAAGCGCAAGTATAAAATAGATTTTGAAGGTATAGCAAACTTCATTGATCAAACCTATAGTAATAACGACAGCACATCTTTACAGCGCTGGGCAAAAGAGTTTATGGATCACATAGACTGTCCATCTTGTGAAGGAGCACGACTGCGCAAAGAATCGCTTTACTTTAAAGTTAATGAAATGAACATCGCGCAGTTAGCAAATATGGACATTGCAGAGCTGGTAGAATGGTTTGATGGTTTGGGAACCACGCTTTCGCGAAAGCAAGAACAAATAGCCACAGAGCTCTTAAAAGAAATACGTGTTAGATTACAGTTTCTGCTAGATGTTGGACTAGACTATTTATCTTTAAATCGTAGTGCAAAATCACTTTCTGGTGGTGAGGCACAACGTATAAGACTTGCCACTCAAATAGGTTCTCAACTAGTAGGTGTTTTATATATACTAGATGAACCTAGTATAGGACTACATCAACGAGATAATGAGAAATTGATTAATTCTCTAGAGTCTTTAAGAGACACCGGTAACAGCGTGGTGGTGGTAGAACATGATAAAGATATGATTGAGCGTGCAGACTATGTCATAGACATAGGACCACGCGCAGGAAAATATGGTGGCGAGATCATCTCAAAAGGAACACCTGCCGAAATCTTGAAACACGATACACTTACCGCTCAATATATGAATGGTAAACTAGAAATTGAAGTCCCTAAAGCAAGACGCAAAGGTAACGGTGAGAAAATATCGCTTAAAGGTTGTACCGGTAATAACCTTAAGAATGTATCGATAGATTTACCACTAGGAAAAATGATTGTAGTAACTGGTGTATCAGGTAGCGGTAAATCCACATTAATTAATGAGACGCTCTACCCTATTATGAATGCTCATTTTTTTAATGGAGTAAAAATACCTAAACCTTATAAAAGCATTAAAAATCTTGATGCAGTAGATAAAGTAATTGACATTAACCAAAGTCCTATAGGGAGAACACCACGTTCTAATCCTGCCACCTATACTAAAACCTTTGATGAAATAAGAAGCCTATTTGCAAAAACTCCAGAAGCATTAATACGAGGTTATAAGCCAGGTCGTTTCAGCTTTAACGTGGTAGGCGGACGTTGCGAAACCTGTAAAGGTGGTGGACTACGTGTGATAGAGATGAATTTTTTACCTGATGTTTATGTCACTTGTGAGACCTGTCAGGGAAAAAGATTTAATAGAGAAACACTTGAGATACGATATAAAGGAAAATCAATAAGTGATGTTCTTAATATGACTATTAATGAAGCAACAGATTTCTTTGAACCTATTCCTAAAATATATCGCAAGCTTAAGACCATTAAAGATGTCGGACTAGGTTATATTACTTTAGGACAACAGTCTACTACTCTATCTGGTGGAGAAGCGCAACGTATTAAACTTGCTAGTGAATTATCAAAAAGAGATACCGGTAATACTTTTTATATACTAGATGAACCTACTACAGGATTGCATTTTGAAGATATTAGAGTATTATTGCTGGTTCTTAATAAATTAGTCGATAAAGGAAATACCGTTCTAATTATTGAGCACAACATGGATGTAATTAAAATTGCAGATCATATTATAGATGTAGGTCCAGAAGGTGGACGTGGTGGTGGAGAAATTCTCGCTACCGGAACACCAGAAAAGGTCGCAAAACATAAAACAAGTCACACTGCACGATTCTTGAAGAAAGAATTAGGCATGTGA
- a CDS encoding alpha-ketoacid dehydrogenase subunit alpha/beta yields the protein MQTENIQEQKLVKSDFKQEVIKDYKIAVTSRECSLLGRREVLTGKAKFGIFGDGKEIPQLAWARAFENGDFRSGYYRDQTFMMAIGELTIEQFFAGLYANTDIKEEPMSAGRQMGGHFATHSLNEDGSWKRLIDQKNSSADISPTAGQMPRLLGLAQASKVYRHNDLIPEDNGFSNKGNEVAWGTIGNASTSEGHFWESFNAAGVLQVPMVISVWDDDYGISVHARHQTTKESISKIQAGFQRDHEDAGFEIMTVKGWDYVELVETYEKASKIAREEHVPVLIHVQELTQPQGHSTSGSHERYKNEERLEWERAYDCNVQFRKWLIDNEFATDDELSEIEKDIKKQVRDGKKAAWSAFINPIVQERDAVLPLLENVASQSADGVFIKPMIENLKSTKEPIRKEILETVRKTLRYTLKENNDAITALNQWLNSYSKEIQYKYSSHLFSESAQAATKIEAVAPQYNETSEEVDARLIMRDNFDAIFASRPDTLIFGEDAGEIGDVNQGLEGMQEKYGELRVSDTGIREATILGQGIGLAMRGLRPIAEIQYLDYLLYCLQIMSDDLATVQYRTAGRQKAPLIIRTRGHRLEGIWHSGSPMGGIINSVRGIHVLVPRNMTQAAGFYNTMLESDEPALIVECLNGYRLKEKLPVNLGEFKTPIGKIEVLKEGKDITVVSYGSTLRLIEEAAVELERAGIDIEIIDVQSLLPFDLDQEIRDSVRKTNRLLVVDEDVPGGASAFILQQIVDDQNAWRYLDSKPQALAAKAHRPAYSTDGDYFSKPSADDIFDKVYAIMNEANPLKYPKNY from the coding sequence ATGCAAACAGAAAATATCCAAGAACAAAAACTAGTAAAATCAGACTTCAAACAAGAAGTAATTAAAGATTACAAGATTGCGGTAACTAGCCGTGAATGTAGCCTTTTAGGACGTCGTGAAGTTCTTACCGGTAAAGCAAAATTTGGAATTTTTGGTGACGGAAAAGAAATTCCTCAATTAGCATGGGCACGTGCTTTTGAAAATGGTGATTTCCGTAGTGGATATTATCGTGATCAAACTTTTATGATGGCAATAGGCGAATTAACTATAGAACAGTTTTTTGCCGGTCTTTATGCAAATACAGATATTAAAGAAGAACCTATGAGCGCTGGTCGTCAAATGGGTGGACACTTTGCGACACATAGCTTAAATGAAGATGGAAGTTGGAAAAGGTTGATCGATCAGAAAAATTCTAGTGCTGACATCTCACCGACTGCAGGACAAATGCCTAGACTACTAGGTCTTGCTCAAGCATCTAAGGTTTACAGACATAATGACTTAATTCCTGAAGATAACGGCTTTTCAAATAAAGGTAATGAAGTAGCTTGGGGAACGATAGGTAACGCTAGTACAAGTGAAGGTCACTTCTGGGAAAGCTTTAATGCCGCAGGTGTGTTACAAGTACCTATGGTTATAAGTGTATGGGATGATGATTATGGTATCTCGGTACACGCAAGACACCAGACAACAAAAGAAAGTATTTCTAAAATACAAGCTGGTTTCCAGCGTGATCATGAAGATGCTGGTTTTGAAATCATGACTGTTAAAGGTTGGGATTATGTAGAACTGGTAGAAACCTATGAAAAGGCAAGTAAAATTGCTCGCGAAGAGCATGTACCAGTACTAATACATGTTCAAGAATTAACTCAGCCACAAGGGCATAGTACCAGTGGTTCTCACGAACGTTATAAGAACGAAGAACGTCTTGAATGGGAACGTGCTTATGATTGTAATGTACAATTCCGTAAATGGTTAATAGATAATGAATTTGCGACTGATGATGAGTTATCAGAAATCGAAAAGGATATTAAAAAGCAAGTACGCGATGGAAAGAAAGCAGCTTGGTCAGCTTTTATTAACCCTATCGTACAAGAGCGTGATGCCGTACTACCATTATTAGAAAATGTAGCGAGCCAGTCTGCAGATGGTGTTTTTATCAAACCGATGATAGAAAACCTTAAATCTACCAAAGAACCTATCCGCAAAGAAATTCTTGAAACAGTTCGTAAAACATTACGTTATACCTTAAAAGAAAATAACGATGCAATCACTGCTCTCAACCAATGGTTAAATAGTTATAGTAAAGAAATTCAATACAAGTATAGCAGCCACTTATTCAGTGAATCTGCTCAAGCAGCTACTAAGATAGAAGCCGTAGCACCGCAATATAATGAGACTTCAGAGGAAGTAGACGCTCGTTTAATAATGAGAGATAACTTTGATGCTATTTTTGCATCTCGACCTGATACCTTGATTTTTGGTGAAGATGCTGGAGAGATAGGAGATGTAAACCAAGGTCTGGAAGGTATGCAGGAAAAGTATGGTGAGTTGCGTGTATCTGACACAGGTATACGTGAGGCGACCATTCTAGGACAAGGAATAGGTCTTGCGATGCGTGGATTGCGTCCTATTGCAGAGATTCAATACCTAGACTACCTACTCTACTGTTTACAAATAATGAGTGATGATCTCGCTACCGTTCAATATAGAACAGCTGGAAGACAAAAAGCTCCACTTATTATAAGAACACGTGGTCACCGGCTAGAAGGTATATGGCACAGTGGTTCACCTATGGGAGGAATCATTAATTCGGTAAGAGGTATTCACGTTTTAGTACCTCGTAATATGACTCAAGCAGCTGGTTTCTATAACACGATGTTAGAAAGCGATGAACCTGCACTTATTGTAGAATGTTTAAACGGCTATAGACTTAAAGAAAAACTACCGGTTAACTTAGGAGAATTTAAAACACCTATAGGAAAAATTGAAGTTCTTAAAGAAGGTAAAGATATTACCGTTGTATCTTACGGTTCTACCTTAAGACTTATAGAAGAAGCAGCAGTAGAATTAGAAAGAGCTGGAATTGATATAGAAATTATTGACGTACAATCCTTACTACCTTTTGACCTAGATCAAGAAATTAGAGACAGTGTAAGAAAAACAAATCGCTTGTTAGTTGTTGATGAAGATGTACCTGGCGGCGCTAGTGCCTTTATTTTACAACAAATTGTTGATGATCAAAATGCATGGAGATACCTAGACAGTAAACCACAAGCTCTTGCAGCAAAAGCGCATAGACCAGCTTACAGTACAGACGGTGATTACTTTTCCAAACCTAGTGCAGATGACATTTTTGATAAAGTCTATGCGATTATGAACGAAGCAAATCCTTTAAAATATCCTAAAAATTATTAA
- a CDS encoding aminopeptidase, which translates to MIATLESESDVLHIKDSMIVKNDSDVSWDKIVMLDWAHAFSSKDTPLANRFAEDFKNKFQFAPEDDRGKTVFKSSTANLDFTIKRLPHQVDIIELHLTEPLLPGASKTIAWEYDIVIPEDDFTGYGKSSTGNYALRYWYITPAVFDQGEWQYFSHKGINDYYPALANYSISIHLPTSHQVVTNAPIITSGLTDYKNSYLLKGNYLSHVELYLEQNLQRYKNFGVPDLNVTTDIEDGDVPPELKALFIDRISGFLNENLGAYAYSNMLITDRYYREDPVYGLSSLPDFINPFPAGFTYEIKMIKAMTRRWLESGARLHPRNENWLQDGMMVYLLHKYNETYYPDLKIAGKLSDIWGIRGFNITQLDFNDQYAFLYLNSARLNLDQSITTPSDSLVKYNQQLGIINKAAIGLRYLQDYSGNNSVDQTIKEFYQNNKLKLSHVSDFKTILESKNSKSIDWFFEDYIAKYTRMDWKIKRVKNVGDSVKVYLKNKSDRDLPIALYSLDKDSIIEKLWIDHVVEDTVITLSRKRANRISLNYEKLIPEFTMHDNYKTLKGFAQNRPIEFRLFKDIEDPERAQVFLMPDLGFNVYDGVTVGARFSNGTLLPKPFRYTIKPIYGLNSNKVIGSIGLSYTHNLEKHDESIYFVRYGVSANRFSYADDLLYRRASAWLNLGFRPKDLRSNKRSFLTFRNVLVDRDRDPANPVNEPDYNVFSINYNNQDRNFKRYFSYNAGVEVSSRFSKATFRTQWRKLFKDNRQLNIRFFTGAFLHNETQNDGNFFSFALDRPTDYLFDYNYYGRSDESGFFSQQLIIAEGGFKSQLETPYANQFISTVNTSYSIWKYVFAYADVGVVKNRNTPLAGVYDSGLRLNLLQDYFEVYLPIYSSNGWEVGQGDYDQRVRFILTLDLNTLTGLFTRRWY; encoded by the coding sequence ATGATCGCTACCTTAGAATCAGAGTCTGATGTTTTACATATCAAAGACTCTATGATTGTAAAAAACGACAGCGATGTGAGTTGGGATAAAATAGTGATGCTGGATTGGGCACACGCTTTTAGTTCAAAAGATACTCCACTAGCCAATCGATTTGCTGAGGACTTTAAAAATAAATTTCAATTTGCCCCAGAAGATGATCGTGGTAAAACGGTCTTTAAATCTTCCACAGCAAATTTAGATTTTACAATAAAAAGACTACCTCATCAAGTAGACATCATCGAGCTACATCTTACAGAACCTTTATTACCAGGAGCCTCAAAAACGATAGCTTGGGAATATGATATTGTGATACCAGAAGATGACTTTACAGGCTATGGTAAAAGTAGTACAGGCAATTATGCTTTGCGTTATTGGTATATCACGCCAGCAGTATTTGATCAAGGTGAATGGCAATATTTCTCGCATAAAGGAATTAACGACTACTATCCAGCTTTAGCAAATTACTCAATATCCATACACCTGCCTACTTCTCATCAAGTAGTGACTAATGCACCTATTATAACTTCTGGATTAACAGATTACAAAAACAGCTACTTATTAAAAGGCAACTACCTATCCCATGTAGAGCTTTATCTTGAACAAAATCTTCAACGTTATAAAAACTTTGGTGTTCCTGATTTAAATGTTACCACAGATATTGAAGACGGCGATGTACCACCAGAGCTAAAAGCCCTATTTATAGATCGTATTTCTGGATTTTTAAATGAAAATTTAGGAGCATATGCATATTCTAACATGCTTATAACAGATCGATATTATAGAGAAGATCCTGTTTATGGTTTGAGTTCCTTACCTGATTTTATCAATCCATTTCCAGCAGGTTTTACCTATGAAATAAAAATGATCAAAGCCATGACTAGAAGATGGCTAGAAAGCGGTGCCAGATTACATCCCAGAAATGAAAACTGGTTGCAAGACGGTATGATGGTTTATCTATTGCATAAATATAACGAGACCTATTATCCAGATCTCAAAATAGCTGGTAAGCTTAGTGATATTTGGGGAATTAGAGGATTTAATATCACACAATTAGATTTTAATGACCAATACGCATTTCTATATTTAAATAGTGCGAGATTAAATCTAGATCAAAGTATAACTACACCATCTGATTCTTTAGTAAAATATAATCAACAATTAGGCATCATTAATAAGGCTGCTATAGGCTTAAGATATTTACAAGATTATTCTGGCAACAACTCTGTAGACCAGACGATTAAAGAGTTTTATCAAAATAATAAGTTGAAATTATCTCACGTCAGTGATTTTAAAACTATTCTAGAAAGTAAAAATTCTAAAAGCATCGACTGGTTTTTTGAAGATTATATTGCTAAGTATACTCGTATGGACTGGAAAATCAAACGTGTAAAAAATGTAGGCGATTCAGTAAAAGTATATCTTAAAAATAAATCAGATAGAGACCTTCCTATAGCTCTCTACAGTCTCGATAAAGATAGTATCATTGAAAAATTATGGATTGATCATGTTGTAGAAGATACTGTAATTACGCTTTCGCGAAAGCGTGCTAACAGAATTTCTCTCAATTATGAAAAACTCATCCCAGAGTTTACCATGCATGATAACTATAAAACTTTAAAAGGATTTGCTCAAAATAGACCTATTGAATTCAGACTCTTTAAAGACATTGAAGATCCAGAAAGAGCACAAGTATTTTTAATGCCTGACTTAGGGTTTAACGTATATGATGGCGTTACTGTAGGAGCACGATTTTCAAATGGGACATTATTACCTAAACCATTTAGATATACAATAAAACCTATTTATGGTCTGAACTCTAACAAAGTAATTGGATCTATCGGTTTATCTTATACACATAATTTAGAAAAACATGATGAGAGCATTTATTTTGTGCGCTATGGCGTGTCTGCAAATCGTTTTTCTTATGCAGATGATTTACTGTACCGTCGTGCGAGTGCCTGGCTTAATTTAGGTTTCAGACCAAAAGATTTGCGTAGCAATAAAAGATCATTTCTTACCTTCAGGAACGTATTAGTAGATAGAGATAGAGATCCTGCAAATCCAGTAAATGAGCCCGATTATAATGTTTTCTCCATCAACTATAATAATCAAGATCGTAACTTCAAGAGGTATTTTAGCTATAACGCAGGCGTTGAAGTCTCTAGCAGATTTAGTAAGGCGACTTTTAGAACACAGTGGAGAAAACTGTTTAAAGACAATAGACAATTAAACATCAGATTTTTTACCGGTGCATTTTTACATAACGAGACTCAAAATGATGGGAACTTTTTCTCATTTGCACTAGATAGACCTACAGATTATCTCTTTGATTATAATTATTATGGTCGCTCAGATGAAAGTGGTTTCTTCTCACAACAACTTATCATTGCCGAAGGTGGTTTTAAATCACAACTAGAAACACCATACGCAAACCAATTTATAAGCACGGTTAATACATCATACAGTATCTGGAAATATGTATTTGCATATGCAGATGTAGGTGTTGTCAAAAACAGAAATACACCACTTGCTGGCGTTTATGATTCTGGATTAAGGTTAAATTTATTACAAGATTATTTTGAAGTCTACTTACCTATTTATAGTAGTAATGGCTGGGAAGTAGGTCAAGGCGATTATGACCAGCGAGTAAGATTTATACTTACACTCGATTTGAATACTCTTACTGGTTTGTTTACTCGCAGATGGTATTAG